TGTGCTGTGGTTTCTCGTCACAGGATTGTCGCCGTTTGTCGCTGCCGAGGAGTCTCTACTTGGATCAGCATGTCTGTACTCTGGCCAGCAATTCAATTGGGGTTGCAGCTCTCGTGAAGgtcaccaccacagtgaCTACGGTTGCTTGTGCGCAAATATCAATTGGTTGCAAACAGTGACTTACTGCATCCACAGTGGTTCAACCAACGAGCATACTGTCGACGATGGCCTGAAGTACATTGCGGAAGCCTGCATAAGAGATGAAGTGATAATCACCATGGATCAGTTCGCATCTTATTACGAAAACGCAACACACTATTTAAGGGATTCAACACCAGATGATCTGGTCCACGTGGTTAACACTACTCTGAGATCGAATCAAACAGATGTCAACTGGTACTACAAAAAGTTCGAACAATACTCTCTCGATATTAAGCGTTCCGAGTGGTTTGGCTGGGGGTTAGTCTTCTATTGGGTCATGATCATCACGGTGGCTACTGTCCTTAACCTTAACGAGAAATTGTTTGGTTTCAAGTGGTTGAGCACGAAGAAAAATAACTTGTTCAATAAGCATATCGTTATACCTTCCGTGTACAAACATTACCATGAAAAGACATTCTACCTGTTCAAATTCATCCCATTAAACTTCCCCAACAGATTAAACTCGATTGTGATAACAGTGTTTGTTATACTGTGCATGATCTCTGTGGGGGTCGGGTACTGTGTAACTTTACCACACCCGTACTTCTCCTCCAGATGGGAGGCAAACATAACATTAGTCAGTTACAGGACGGATTTAATGTCCGTCTCCATATTCCCCCTAATTTATCTATTCGGTTTGAGGAATAACATATTCCTTCCCTTAACCGGTATCCCATTCTCCACCTTCAATTATTACCATAGGTGGTGCGCTTATGTCTCTACCGTGCTCGCCTTCATTCACAGTATTATTTGGACCGTTTACGCAATCAAGAATGGCGGGTTAGCAAGGTTCGAGGAGGAAGCCTATTGGGGGTGGGGGGTAGCTGCTACCGTATTTATGGTCATTCTGCTATTCCAGAGTGAAAAGGTCCTCAGGGACTACATGTACGAATTCTTTCTGGTCGTGCATAAAATCCTGAACGTCGTATTTATAGTGGCCATGAACTATCACCTGGCACCATTTGGATGGAGAGGGTGGGTCTGGTCCATGGTCGCCATATGGGGGTTTGACAGGGCAATGCGTATTGGGAGAATAATTGCCAATGGCGGTGTCCTTACCGCCAACCTAAAGGATGTGGGAAACGACGTCATTAAGTTGACAGTCAAAAAACCAAAGTACATGCGCTACCATGCTGGTACATATGCTTACTTCTATTTCTTGAGCATCACGGACGCGTGGTTTTACTCCTTCCAGTCACACCCCTTCACTGTGTTGAAGGATCCAGAGGAGGACTGCGACAAGCTGGTCATCTATTTCAGGGTCCACAAGGGTATTACTCGTAAAATATTGGCAAGACTGATGAAAAGTGGTCAGGACTCAATCAGTTGTAAGATCCTGCTCGAAGGACCATACGGTATGCAAATCCCTCAGGTTGCCCaggtgaagaaaaacatCGTCGGTGTTGCCGGCGGTATTGGTATTTCCGCAGTCTACCCACATCTTTATCACCAATTGAGAAATCAAACCTCAGATGCTTTCCACCATAAATTATATTGGATCATAAACGATTTGAACAGTCTCACGTGGTTTAAAAAGGAATTACAATGGTTGAGGGACAAAGGTTGCGAGGTCATCATTGTCTTCACTGGTGCGAAACAAGAAACTACTATCATTTGCACCTCCTCCACAAACTCTTTGTCCTCCAGCTgttctttggaaaagaacCCAATTGACGTGAATGTCCACTATCTGCACAAGAGACCAGATCTAGAAGAACTGGtacagaaagaaattggTGAATCGGAGGCTGCATCTAACGACGTCGCCTTTGTCAGTTGCGGCTCCAGCCCATTTAACGACCAGTTCAGATACACTGTAGGTAAATGTATCCAGAGGACAACGGCTATCAACGTAGAACTACAGGAGGAAAGTTATGTTTGGTAGATTTTTTCTATTTGAGCTTTGAAGATTGTTTTCCACAGAGAAAACGTAAAAATAATCtgtacatatatatctatTAAACTTATTGTAAAAGTTAAAGTCTGTTGTATTTGCTTACCTAAATATTCTTAGTTTGATGTTTCAAAGATTGCCCCGAAAGACgtcgaagaaaatatcttgCACTGTATATATACCTTCTGTGTTAAGATAATTTGTGGGAGTCCCCGAATATAGCTGGCTGGCCACCAAGTATATAACGGCACGGAACACTGCGAACTCGGACAAGGAATTTGTTCATAAGCGCACCCTACAGATACTTCCGAAACATATATACTTGGATATTAGCTAGATTATATAAAAACCTAGTTTGACCCTAGCCCACATCAACAACCGAGTCTTACGCTAACATTCTGGATCATGTAACCATGCGCATTGCTCGAAAAGTATCcctcacatgtcgggtttataatattTTACATTACTGCATTTCATATGGTAACAGTccatgagtccattccaACACCAGCATCCGCATTTATCcttacaaaaaaattaagCTTCCTCTTCGCTTCCACTGCTGCTATCTTCCGCTTGCTGCTGGGATAATAGTTCCTTCCATTTCTGCGCCAAATCTCTGATTGCGTTAGGGTCAAGACTTGCGTCTACGATATCCTTGGGAACATGGTTCTCCGAATGTTCCTTTGAGGCAAATCTTGCAGTGTTGTTTTCCTTTACTAGCCTCAATTCATAGTCTTGTATATTGGACAATGATCCCCCCACTGTTAGCAGTTCATTCCACGAAAAAAGCAAAGTATCTGTCTTTCTTGCGAATGGATTGATATCAATGAGGTAAACTTTTTGGAATGGTCTTGGAATGTATACATCGAGGACGAAGCTTGAGTCCGGGAACTTGGGAGTAACGACCTCATCTACAAACTCGTCgatcaaatctttgaaagtctCGGAAAGAGCGTCTAAGTAGTCGTAGTAATTTATATCTCTCTGCGTAACACCAATGATTCTTTGATCCTTCACGAAAACCCGGAACTCCATAGCCGggttgatgttgaaccaTTCCCTTAAGATTAACTCATATTGGGGTCTCCCCCCCTGCTCCTGTTGGCCGCACTCATCGAACGCGTGCTGCAAATCATGCATGATATAGTTAGACGCGTTGAGCAGTAAGTATATTTCGTTCACTTCGATACACTTCATTGTGTTGTTGGGGAGAATCCACGTTGCGTCTTTGGGCGCTGACCAGTTCAACTTAGGGGTCACTGGCCCTATATCGTTTATTATCGACTTCAGTTCGTTGTGAAGATCGGGAAAATCCCTTAGAGGGTCTACATGGTCGAGTTGTACCCCCCGCACGCCAGAGGAATTTTCCGCCTCATCATCCTCCCAGTCACTGTATTCATTATCTTCGTTGGCTGCAATACCACTGGTGTAAAACGATCTCACCGTTTCATCCTTCGGTAGTTTGATACCATCCTGCTCCAAGTATTCGATAAAGCTCTGGGGCACcggtttcaaaattttaGACTTTGGTGTATACTGCTTGAACAGCGAGTACCAGTTCGAAAACGCACAGTTTTCGATGTGGCTCCTTGACACTGTTAGATCAGAAAGAGGCACATAATCCACAGTCATCGTTGGCGAGGGCGTTTGTACTGTTGTAACGGCACGAGATAGACTAGCGCATCGCGAGGAGTTCGGGTCTTTTATTACAAATctgaaaagaacaaaagaataatTGGAAATACTGAACAAATTTGTTCTGCGATGCCCATGAGACATGAAGAAGCGGGGGGAAAGTGCGTCATCTTCGAGGATCGGGACGATACATCTGAAAGCGGTGCCCTACTCCTGGCGTTACTTTATCCTAGGGAGGTATCTGATTGCACTTCTGCTAAATATGTAGGATCCGCCGCTCAATACTGTGGTGGCACCGACCACGTATCCCAGCCAAGTGAAGTCCTGTTCTAACCAGGGGTACTTCCCACCGACTTTCACATCAGTATCTTCCTGATCTTGTAGTTCGCTGTCTGATCCCCTAATTATCAGCAAAACACCTGCTACGCCCAAATATATCATTTGTAAGAAAGTGTTCCACTTAGATATCACCGTGGGTTTGACCTCCACGCTCGGAAACTTCATAAAATTCCAGTACATATTCCATGGCGCATTCTTGTACACTGCTTTAATGGATCTGTACCGTACCACTACCCCACTGAGTCCCAGCAAGACGTCCCTTCCCAAGATCAGCCCTGCAATGCTCATTGGGATGATCTGTGGTCCTGGCGGGAAAGTCATCGCGACGGTAGTCACCACCATCAGCAATTTATCCGCTATTGGGTCTAGTATTGTACCTGCTATTGAATTCGTCTTGTACCTCCGCGCAATGTACCCGTCGAGAAAGTCTGTGACACAGCAGTACGCGAACACGCCCAACGCGGGACCCATCTGGCTCGTGAATATGTAGTGTCCTATCAGTGGCGTCAACGCGATCCTCGACATTGTGATTACATTCGGGAGGGTCAGTATTTTGGACTGTGAGGCAGTTTGCCGTTGTAGGGAGTCACCTGGGGACGTTTGGAGAGATCTGCTCTGTTGGACAGTGGCCGGGACAAGGGCAGCTGTACTTCGAAGTTGCAGTTTCAGATTCAGTTTACATAGCGATAGTATTGCACTTGTGTGTGTTCTACCGCACAGCATCTTGTACAGGTCGGTGCGTCTCATAAGCAATCTCGGGAAAGAGGGGTTTCAGCGACGTCGATCGTCCACCCTCAATCTCtatcttttctgttttgatATTATTGATCACAGCGTTTAGTAGGACTTGGTTATATATACAGGTATGTAGCTTAGTGTATATACGTCTGGGCCCCTAGGAGTGCCACAACTCAGGAGAACATTTTGGACAGCGATTTCTTTGTCTTCTCCCTTTGttctttcctcttcgtctttgtGTCCCTGATGGCCTTTTGGATTGCTGCATCATTTGGATGGAAAGTGCTGGCCATTTCGAGGTCGTTCATGGCGAGGTCGGTGTCGTTGACGTGGTAGTATGCGAGCCCACGGCGGTACAGGGCCTTTGCCTTTGCTAGCTCGTCTGCGGCCTCTGCGTAAAGCACTTCCGACCCCGCGGTGAGGACAGTCTGGTACTCGCCCAGTTTCAAACCTGTCAACGCGATGTTGAGGGGCACGGTGACtttcaagttgttgatcTGGTTAATCTGGTCCTCTGCGAGGTCGTCAGGGAAGTACTCCTTGAGGAATTTATCGCACTTGGTGTACTTTTCGAGGGCCACTGCGTAGTTCTGcttcttgaactgttcCGTGGCAATGGCCTTGACGGACTCAACGGCTTTTATGACACTGTTAAAGTCTGACAGGTCGACCTTCGAGTCTGCCTTCAAGGAGTCCTCGTAGTTGTCGCCGAACTCGTCCGTGGGTGTGGCCTCTGCGTTTTCGGGGACGGTATAATCGTCAGACAGGACGCCACAGTCGTCAATCTTCACCTCGTGGAGGGGTAAGTCGTTATCCTGGTTGACCTGCTGTCCCTCAATAAGCTTGACGATCCTCTTCCCCTGTATGACCTCTCCAAAGACGACGTGTTTCCCGTCGAGGTGTGGCGTTGGCACGCAAGTTATGAACGCCTGGGACCCGTTAGTGTTGGGCCCCGCATTGGCCATGGAAAGCAGGAAAGGTTTATCGTGTTTGACACTGAAGTTTTCGTCCTCGAACTTCTCACCGTAGATGGACTCACCACCTGTGCCGTTCCCCATAGTGAAGTCACCGAACTGGCACATGAACTCCTTGATGACTCTGTGAAAGATGGATCCCCTGTAGCACAGTGGCTTCGAGGGGTCTGTCGTGCACATCTTCCCCTCATTGCCTTTACACAGCTGGTAGAAGTTCTCTGCGGTCTTGGGGACGACGTCGTTGTACAGCTCGAACACGACTCTGCCCTGCGGTTTTCCCCCAATTGAGATATCGAAGAAAGTCTTGTGTCTTGTAGAATTGTCGCCCGCCATTTCAATCGAGTGTGGGTGAGCTGATTGCCGTGATTGCCGTGATTGCCGTGAGTGTTATGATGAGTGTAGTTAGTGAATTGGGTCATGTTAATTTTTCaccttcaatttttcacttaCTGCAGAGACAGAGAGACAGAGCTGAAGGGGATCACAAGGGTAGTAGCACGAATTGCATAATGCAGCACGTAAAGCTCTGCTCACAAGGTCTTGTCCACTGTACTGACACGCTCCCTGTTCCCGTTCTTCTCCCAGCAATCTCTAAACCGGGCCATATCGTCCATACACTGCCTCCAGTCCCCCGTCTCCGCATGACACAACTGCAGTGCCATATTCTCCACGTAGCACCCTGTGTCGTCAATCCGCTTGTCCCAGTCATCGGGCGACCCATCCTGCGTCTCCCCTTCCGTCTCCCCTGCGGCCTCCCCTTGCTCttccttcaactccttGTACTCCTCCAACGCCTGCTTGTAATACTCAGTCTCCATAGCGCGCTGACCAACCGGCAGCAACcaaccagcagcaaccagCGGTAACCATCAACTGCCACGGCAGCTGCCCTTCAAAGGAGCAACGGCCAGAAAGTTTCAGTTCGTGGAAAACGACAGgccttcttctcttcttgcaaaaaacagagaaacGGAGAGAAGGCGTCAGAGGACAACTCACGGCTGGGGAGTGGTTGTTTCGTGTTGTTGTGTTGGGAGACGCTGCAATTGACTGCTTGATTGATTGAGTGGGCCAGACAGACAAGCAAACGGCTATGGTCAAGTTGGCAGAATACAAGAGAACCGCGACGTTTGCCTGGTCGCATGACAGGATCCCGCGGATCGTCACGGGGACCGTCTCCGGGACCGTTGACGCGGATTTCTCGAACGAGTCCCGGCTGGAGCTGTGGTCCGTGCTCGGCGGTGACGGC
The genomic region above belongs to Huiozyma naganishii CBS 8797 chromosome 2, complete genome and contains:
- the FRE1 gene encoding ferric/cupric-chelate reductase (similar to Saccharomyces cerevisiae FRE1 (YLR214W); ancestral locus Anc_7.319), coding for MKVLSVLWFLVTGLSPFVAAEESLLGSACLYSGQQFNWGCSSREGHHHSDYGCLCANINWLQTVTYCIHSGSTNEHTVDDGLKYIAEACIRDEVIITMDQFASYYENATHYLRDSTPDDLVHVVNTTLRSNQTDVNWYYKKFEQYSLDIKRSEWFGWGLVFYWVMIITVATVLNLNEKLFGFKWLSTKKNNLFNKHIVIPSVYKHYHEKTFYLFKFIPLNFPNRLNSIVITVFVILCMISVGVGYCVTLPHPYFSSRWEANITLVSYRTDLMSVSIFPLIYLFGLRNNIFLPLTGIPFSTFNYYHRWCAYVSTVLAFIHSIIWTVYAIKNGGLARFEEEAYWGWGVAATVFMVILLFQSEKVLRDYMYEFFLVVHKILNVVFIVAMNYHLAPFGWRGWVWSMVAIWGFDRAMRIGRIIANGGVLTANLKDVGNDVIKLTVKKPKYMRYHAGTYAYFYFLSITDAWFYSFQSHPFTVLKDPEEDCDKLVIYFRVHKGITRKILARLMKSGQDSISCKILLEGPYGMQIPQVAQVKKNIVGVAGGIGISAVYPHLYHQLRNQTSDAFHHKLYWIINDLNSLTWFKKELQWLRDKGCEVIIVFTGAKQETTIICTSSTNSLSSSCSLEKNPIDVNVHYLHKRPDLEELVQKEIGESEAASNDVAFVSCGSSPFNDQFRYTVGKCIQRTTAINVELQEESYVW
- the CDC123 gene encoding cell proliferation protein CDC123 (similar to Saccharomyces cerevisiae CDC123 (YLR215C); ancestral locus Anc_7.318), with translation MTVDYVPLSDLTVSRSHIENCAFSNWYSLFKQYTPKSKILKPVPQSFIEYLEQDGIKLPKDETVRSFYTSGIAANEDNEYSDWEDDEAENSSGVRGVQLDHVDPLRDFPDLHNELKSIINDIGPVTPKLNWSAPKDATWILPNNTMKCIEVNEIYLLLNASNYIMHDLQHAFDECGQQEQGGRPQYELILREWFNINPAMEFRVFVKDQRIIGVTQRDINYYDYLDALSETFKDLIDEFVDEVVTPKFPDSSFVLDVYIPRPFQKVYLIDINPFARKTDTLLFSWNELLTVGGSLSNIQDYELRLVKENNTARFASKEHSENHVPKDIVDASLDPNAIRDLAQKWKELLSQQQAEDSSSGSEEEA
- the CRD1 gene encoding cardiolipin synthase (similar to Saccharomyces cerevisiae CRD1 (YDL142C); ancestral locus Anc_7.316) gives rise to the protein MLCGRTHTSAILSLCKLNLKLQLRSTAALVPATVQQSRSLQTSPGDSLQRQTASQSKILTLPNVITMSRIALTPLIGHYIFTSQMGPALGVFAYCCVTDFLDGYIARRYKTNSIAGTILDPIADKLLMVVTTVAMTFPPGPQIIPMSIAGLILGRDVLLGLSGVVVRYRSIKAVYKNAPWNMYWNFMKFPSVEVKPTVISKWNTFLQMIYLGVAGVLLIIRGSDSELQDQEDTDVKVGGKYPWLEQDFTWLGYVVGATTVLSGGSYIFSRSAIRYLPRIK
- the CPR6 gene encoding peptidylprolyl isomerase CPR6 (similar to Saccharomyces cerevisiae CPR6 (YLR216C); ancestral locus Anc_7.313) → MAGDNSTRHKTFFDISIGGKPQGRVVFELYNDVVPKTAENFYQLCKGNEGKMCTTDPSKPLCYRGSIFHRVIKEFMCQFGDFTMGNGTGGESIYGEKFEDENFSVKHDKPFLLSMANAGPNTNGSQAFITCVPTPHLDGKHVVFGEVIQGKRIVKLIEGQQVNQDNDLPLHEVKIDDCGVLSDDYTVPENAEATPTDEFGDNYEDSLKADSKVDLSDFNSVIKAVESVKAIATEQFKKQNYAVALEKYTKCDKFLKEYFPDDLAEDQINQINNLKVTVPLNIALTGLKLGEYQTVLTAGSEVLYAEAADELAKAKALYRRGLAYYHVNDTDLAMNDLEMASTFHPNDAAIQKAIRDTKTKRKEQREKTKKSLSKMFS
- the COA4 gene encoding Coa4p (similar to Saccharomyces cerevisiae YLR218C; ancestral locus Anc_7.311): METEYYKQALEEYKELKEEQGEAAGETEGETQDGSPDDWDKRIDDTGCYVENMALQLCHAETGDWRQCMDDMARFRDCWEKNGNRERVSTVDKTL